DNA sequence from the Pseudorca crassidens isolate mPseCra1 chromosome 6, mPseCra1.hap1, whole genome shotgun sequence genome:
GGATTAAAACCTGAGTGGGGGAGGGTAAGTgagggaagaaatgaaggaacagaCATTGTTGACCATGTTGGGTTGCTTTCCCCATGTTCTCTCGCTTAATTTTCATagcattttacaagtgaggagaTTGAGTGGGTAAGCAGTTTGCTTAGTCAGTGGAGCTTGTAAGTGAGAGGCCTGGCTTCAGACCCAAGATGTCCAAGTCCTTATTCTTTGTCCGGTTCCACACTGCCTCCCATGAAGGTGGCGGGAGGGGTGATGGACTGTGCTTAATGGAGGGCTGGATGGTAGGAAAACAACAGCCATGCTCCGCCCACTTTCCCCCAGCACTGCCCAGTCTCACCATTGTTCTCCACGTAGCTGGTCTCTTGCCGGGTTGTGTCTTGGCGGACGCCAAAGATCTCCACTCTTACCAGTGGATCCACAATGGACTCCTCTTTGGTCTTGTCCACTTTGGGGAGTTGCTGCCCACTGATTACCTGCAACCAGAGCTCTGGAACCTCACTAGTTCCTGCTCAGCCCAGCCCCCGTCCAGCTCTCACACCCTTGCGGGGGAGACACAGGACCTTGCACTATAGCTTTGGGGTTTGCAAAGCTAATTCTCATGGGTAATATATTCTAGTACCTCACCTGCTATTTAAAATGCATCCAAGTAGAAATTTAGCAAGGTTTGAAAGTAGGTATTTTATGACAGCAGCCCTTCTATAGCGCTTACTATGCCCTAGGCACTGTTGTAAGCACTTCAGATTAAGTAATCACAACAGCCCTGAGAGGTAGGCAGTATTGTTACCCCAATTTTGCAGGTGAGTAGACTAAGGTTAAGGAGTTTGCCTAACGTTACACAACTAGTAAATGGGTTTGAACCTAGGCAACTGGCTCCAAAGTCCATGCTGCCTCATGAGGAACTTTTCCCCCATTACACTCCTGTCAGTCCTAGccacccacccctcaccccttccacccaCCACCCTCCCTGGCTTCTATCCCAGTGATCCCAGTTTCTTCCCAATGGTTTCTCTTTCCATTATACCTGGATTAGGAGGGTCTGGGCTTTGAACGGACTGATGGGCCTCTCAGGGTGGAAGGAACTCTGGGCGTCACGCAGGAAGTCTGGCTTCAGCACGTAGCCGGAGCCAGCATTCTGACGGAAGAGCCCATCACACAGGTCCATCTCAAGCCCCGCAGTCTGCATATTCAGAGCCACTGAGGGCccggggagaaaaggaaagattcaCCGTGGGGGCCATCCAGCCCATCTTTCATGGAGCTAGACAGACATACTGGGTGTAAAAGGGCTGCAGGGAACACGATGGAGAGCATCTTTCTCAGCCTAGCCCTCCTCTCGGAGCACTCCCTGGCCCCGTTGCCACCCAGGGACTTACTTCCCACCCGTAGCTCTTCCACTCGCTCTTCCCTGTCCCTACTGCCCCCTCACCCATCTGGCAGCCTGCATTCCAGAACTCCTGGGGGTTGTAGTTGGATGAATCTGTCCTCAGGCCACTGGGATATACACGGCTTAACTGCCAGGTATTGTGCAGCACAAACTCATTGCCTGCAAAGAGGGTGTGGGTAGGGAGATGGTAGTGGGTGGGGTGGATCCTCCCACTTCCCTGGTCTCAAGGACCCTGCCCACCCAATTCATTCTTTGCAGCATCTCCTAAGGCTATGCCTATCTCTCTTCCATGCAGACCATCTCCCACACCTGTCTTACTCCTAGAGCCTTGAGCCCACTGTTAATACTCCCATCCCCGTACCTGGTCTGATGAGTTCCTTGGCTCCACCATCCCTCCTTAGCTCCCTCATCCTCTTGGGACTCATCTGCCTGCCCATCAGACCTGACTCTAACCCATCCCAGTTCCTTCCGTGTCCCTCCCTTTTGGTCCTGACCAGCCTCCTTGATGAGGCTCTTGGCCTTGGCTTCAGAGAAAGATGATGTTTCATAGAAGCGGTAGTGCTCCCTCGAATGAGTGAAGCTGTAGAATGTGACAGCCTTCAAGTAGACGACCAGGGCAGAGAGGGATGGACATAAGATGGGCTTGGATTTCTGGAAAAGGAGAAAGTAGAGAGGAAGATGGAATTGAACCATTAGCAATCTGAGAGGGAAGAAGCCAATGGCCAAGATCTGAACTTCTCCACCCAACATAAGGCTCTGCCCACTGCCTCCCCACTGTAttctccctcctgcctcacctGCTTTGGAAAGAGAAGCAACCCAGGCTTGGAAATAGGAGCCTGGGACATAATCTTACAACACATAGGCGGACACAACAGTGGGCACATCACAACCTGAGGATGGGAATGGCAATAAAGGCAGTCTATGTATACTGATGGGATCAGTTTCAGCCTCTGGGCTTGAAGGATTACTTTGTAAGTAAcaggtttttaatttattattattattattaaacagaTGTCATACTCCCTACCTCtcatcttttaaaacaaataaataattttttatcaaaatgcacacgagggcttccctggtggcgtagtggttgagagtccgcctgccgatgcagaggacgcgggtttgtggcccagtctgggaagatcccacatgccgcggagcggctgggcccgtgagccatggccgctgagcctgcgcgtccgtagcctgtgctccgcaacgggagaggtcacaacagtgagaggcccgcgtagcacaaaaaaaaaaaaaaaatgcacgtgAGCCCAGACAGATACGTCAAGGTATGTAGATGGTCATGGAAATCACACCTGGAAGGATGTGAGAGTCCCAGAGTAATATCTATAGATTTTTCTCCTGAATTCCCATTTCCATCCCTGGGCATGGCAGCAGGTTAGACAACACAGCTCCAGAGAGAACAGGATAAGCTAGAAGTCATCTGAGCCAAGCAAATGCACAGAAGAGAGAAATGCGGACTTCAGAGCAGGATCTCGGTGGTCCCACCAGTGgtgccccttccccacctcttcCTGCTCCTCCTCTGGCTATTTCTGATCCCTCTTCAGACTCACCTTTTCCAAGAAGCTTTCTCTAACTAAGCCGACTTTAGTTGAGGTCACAGCAGTCACTCTAGTAAGCCCTACTTACCCAATataacacacacacgcacgcatgcacgcaTGTACCCATCAGTGGTTTTCGAACTAGCCTTCAAGGAGACTGGGAAGTAGCACAAAGATGTCTCAGAAGTCACCTGGGAGACCCAGGAGAGAGCCAAAGGGGTGCTTCAACCAGGAGGGCTCtgcatttatctattttgtatactgAGCTTCCATAtaagatttcattaaaaaaaaaaagatttcacgGCCCAAAGAAGTTGGAAAGCCACTGCAATGTACCTATATATGGCAATCTATACAGTGATGCTATGTACGCATTCTTATGCCTCTTTCATTGGAGGCAAGGAGCATTTTGCTCCTTGGCCCTCCACCCTGCCTGGCTCCAGTCTCTTCACATGCGGGCTCTCAGCTAGTGGTACCCCCTGATCAAATGCCAGAGCAGAAAGATCACTCTCCTGGCCTACCTTCTTTTTGTCCTTACTGCGAGGGCTCAACTCCTGGGGCTCAGACTCCATCTGGGCCTCCAGCTGCAGCTCAGCCTCCTCCAGTTCAGACTCtggctcctcctcctcttcctcaagATCCTCCTCAAGCGTTTTTAACTTCTTTCCCTTCACAAGGATCTTCCTCCGAAGCTCCTAGGGGACAAAAATGAGGGGGCCTGTCTACCTATCTCGTCTGGAACCCTCCTGGGGATCATGCAGGTCCCACTGCTCTCAAAGGCACAGGAAGTGAGTGAGTGGTCAGAAGTTCCCACAGGAAGGCTTCTTGATACATACAACAGGGATTTCCTATTAAGCGAACCTGTAACATCTCTatccataaggaaaaaaatacatgcagaCCCCTACCTCACATTTGACACATGAAGATTCCTCACAGATTAAAGatttacatgtaaatataaagaacataagagtattagaagaaaatacagaatctTTCTGAATAACCTTAAGGTGGTAAAGCCTTTAAGAACatgagatgggggcttccctggtggcgcagtggttgagagtccgcctgccggtgcgggggacgcgggttcgtgccgcgatccgggaggatcccacatgccgcggagcggctgggcccgtgagccatggccgctgaccctgtgcgtccggagcctgtgctctgcggcgggagaggccacagcagtgagaggcccgcgtaccaaaaaaaaaaaaaaaaaaaaaaaaacatgagatggggcttccttggtggcgcagtggttgagagtccgcctgctgatgcaggggacatgggttcgtgccccggtccgggaagatcccacatgccgcggagcggctgggcccgtgagccgtggctgctgagcctgtgtgtccggagcctgtgctccgcaacgggagaggccacaacagtgagaggcccgcgtacccccccgcaaataaataataaataaataaataaataaaaacatgcgATGAAAACTCACAAGACATAAAAATAATTGGCAGATTTGACTACATAAAGATTAAAAATCTCTGAAGATGTTataatgacaaaaagaaaaagtagccTGCAAGGGCAGTTCCCTGGccgtccattggttaggactccgcactttcactgccgtggccggggttcattccctggtctgggaactaagatcctgcaagccgtgcagcgcggccagaaaagaaaaggaaaatagactgcaaaaaaaaaaatttccaaaacattatctttaacatttaaaaatttgttatatatcaataaaaattataaaccctgggcttccctggtggcacagtggttgagagtccgcctgccgatgcaggggacacgggttcgtgccccggtccaggaagatcccacatgccgcggagcggctaggcccgtgaaccatggctgctgagcctgcacgtccagagcctgtgctccgcaacgggagaggccacaacagtgagaagcccgcgtacggcaaaaaaaaaaaaaaaaaaaaaaaaaaaaatacatatatatgaaaagacaTTCATGATAGATATTGATATTATATGTGAGCTATAAAAGGGGAGGAAAGGATGATCCCATTCACGTTTTTTAAATGTgaccatatatacacatacatgtctATATAAGCATTTAGAAAATCTTTTGGCAGCCGTTATGGGAGAGGCTGAGATTATGGTGGGGGGGCTAGGCTATAATTATgaactatcaagaaaaaaagattttccattaaaaaaataaagtaaataaatgtctttaaatttaGAGAACTTTACCTAGAATTCTAtgttaaattagattttttttttttttttggttgcgccacacggcttgtaggatctcagttccccatccagggactaaacccgggccacggcagtgaaagcccggaatcctaaccactaggccaccagggaattccctgaatcagatttttaaaaaattgaagttctCTACAAGGATATTAAAGAGTAAGATGGTCCATCTGAGGGTGAGAAGAAGGGAACAAGATGGGCATGGAAGAAGGAGCCAAGGTGGGGCAATAGGGAAGCCATggcagaggctgggctgggggagcaTGGTCCTACCTCAGGGGAGGGCAGCTGAGTGGGAAGCTGCCCATCCAAGGTGGTGCTCAGTAGCTGATTTCCCAGGATCTCTGTCAGATGGCGTGCTATGATCTCCTGCTGTTCCCAGCTGCAGTGGTTCTCCAGGGACAAGATGACTGGATAGTCTGATGTCtgatggggagggaagggcatgCTGGAGCCAGAGTTCTGAGGCCTATAACCTCCTTGCTTCTCCAGGCCCCCCTAGTTACTAACTCAACTGAGTACCCTGATTGCCAAGGTCCTCCAACCCCATGCCAGGCCTCAAGTAGATCTTCCTGGGTCTGGGCACCCCACATCTAAAAGTCACTCTTGGGACCCCAAATCTCAGATCTGTGCCAGGTCTGACCCAGGTCCCTCTGGGACCTTTGCGTTTTCAGGCTCAGAGTGGGAAAGCCAGGCCATTCCCCCAGTTATTTGTTCATGTTACACCCTCAGGCTTTCATCTCCAGATTGCTATTGTctcccagctctacccaccactttctctgtttcctcatccaccCTCTCCCAGATGGGTGACAGAGTTGTTAGAGGTAATAATTACTAATCTCTAGCAATTAGCTCTATGACTACTAGTAACACATCTAACACTTATTCATAATAATCCCTTAATATTTGCCTGATGCTTCACAGTTAAAATCTCTTTTACACATATGCCATTTGACGTAACCTCCCCTGCagccctccaccctccccagacCCAGAGCCTCTTCCTTCAGATCCTCTTGCCTCATCAGTATTTCCATCCTGAGGCTCCTACCTGGAAGGCATACTGTCCAATGGCGGCCACAACATCTTTGAACGGGATGCGAGAGGTCAGTGTGTGTCCGTGGTAAACAATAGGTTCCCCGCTAGGTCCATCCCATATATCCACCTCCACGCAGCGGCATCCTCGCTTCAGGGCCCTGCAAGAACCCCA
Encoded proteins:
- the PLCD4 gene encoding 1-phosphatidylinositol 4,5-bisphosphate phosphodiesterase delta-4 isoform X4, with the translated sequence MASLLQGLSISDVDTVREGHESELLRNLAEEFPLEQGFTIVFHGRRSNLDLVANSVEEAQIWMQGLQLLVDFVTSMDQQERLDQWLSDWFQHGDKNQDGRMSFGEVQRLLHLMNVEMDQDHAFQLFQRADASQSGTLEGEEFVEFYKSLTQRPEVQELFEKFSSDGQKLTLLEFVDFLQEEQKEGERASDLALELIDCYEPSDSGKLRHVLSMDGFLSYLYSKDGDIFNPTCLPIYQDMTQPLNQYYISSSHNTYLVGDQLCGQSSVEGYIRALKRGCRCVEVDIWDGPSGEPIVYHGHTLTSRIPFKDVVAAIGQYAFQTSDYPVILSLENHCSWEQQEIIARHLTEILGNQLLSTTLDGQLPTQLPSPEELRRKILVKGKKLKTLEEDLEEEEEEPESELEEAELQLEAQMESEPQELSPRSKDKKKKSKPILCPSLSALVVYLKAVTFYSFTHSREHYRFYETSSFSEAKAKSLIKEAGNEFVLHNTWQLSRVYPSGLRTDSSNYNPQEFWNAGCQMVALNMQTAGLEMDLCDGLFRQNAGSGYVLKPDFLRDAQSSFHPERPISPFKAQTLLIQVISGQQLPKVDKTKEESIVDPLVRVEIFGVRQDTTRQETSYVENNGFNPYWGQTLCFQVLVPELALLRFVVKDYDWKSRNDFIGQYTLPWNCMQQGYRHIHLLSKDGISLHPASIFVHICTREGLEGVES
- the PLCD4 gene encoding 1-phosphatidylinositol 4,5-bisphosphate phosphodiesterase delta-4 isoform X5; translated protein: MQGLQLLVDFVTSMDQQERLDQWLSDWFQHGDKNQDGRMSFGEVQRLLHLMNVEMDQDHAFQLFQRADASQSGTLEGEEFVEFYKSLTQRPEVQELFEKFSSDGQKLTLLEFVDFLQEEQKEGERASDLALELIDCYEPSDSGKLRHVLSMDGFLSYLYSKDGDIFNPTCLPIYQDMTQPLNQYYISSSHNTYLVGDQLCGQSSVEGYIRALKRGCRCVEVDIWDGPSGEPIVYHGHTLTSRIPFKDVVAAIGQYAFQTSDYPVILSLENHCSWEQQEIIARHLTEILGNQLLSTTLDGQLPTQLPSPEELRRKILVKGKKLKTLEEDLEEEEEEPESELEEAELQLEAQMESEPQELSPRSKDKKKKSKPILCPSLSALVVYLKAVTFYSFTHSREHYRFYETSSFSEAKAKSLIKEAGNEFVLHNTWQLSRVYPSGLRTDSSNYNPQEFWNAGCQMVALNMQTAGLEMDLCDGLFRQNAGSGYVLKPDFLRDAQSSFHPERPISPFKAQTLLIQVISGQQLPKVDKTKEESIVDPLVRVEIFGVRQDTTRQETSYVENNGFNPYWGQTLCFQVLVPELALLRFVVKDYDWKSRNDFIGQYTLPWNCMQQGYRHIHLLSKDGISLHPASIFVHICTREGLEGVES